In Lonchura striata isolate bLonStr1 chromosome 3, bLonStr1.mat, whole genome shotgun sequence, the sequence CAAAATCTTTTCTGTAAATGTTTTAATCTTCCGTTTTCTCTGCCATATATGAATAAATaccaatattccttttttttttttttttttttaatttttcctaatCCCAGGGAAGCTTTTTGCGCCTGTATTATCCAGCATATGATGCCACAGATATCGAAGAGGCACGATGGATTCCAGACAAAGAATACTATCAGGGACTCTCTGACTTCCTTAATATGTACCGAGTTGTAGGAGAAAGGCTTTTCCATTATTATGTTGGTAAGACTTATTCTGTTTTTATTCCTTGCCTGTTGCTACCTCCATGCTCCATGAGCAGGGTGCTACTGCTGCAGGGCTGAAGAAGAGTTTTTAGTAAAGAAGTGTGTTTTTGTGGGATGGGTTTGTGTAGTGAGGCTGCTGAATGTGACCCCAGTTCTCAGGCAGTCTCTGCTTGCTTTGGATAGGAGTGTCTGGGCAGTTTGCTCTAGGTCAGCTGTACCTGTGTGTTGTGATTTAAATCTCACAAGGAAATGTGCAAAGATATAAAAGAGAGATCCTAGGGTCTGAATATCAGCAAGATCTGAATGCCTGACTATGAAGATTTAACAAATATGTAGACCTTGTGCCAGGCTGTGGATGGGAGGAGGAGAAGTATCTTCTGCCaagtagaaattattttcagaatcaGATCCatatttatcttctgttttaaaGATGAGTCTTGGAACCTTATCTTTAGGTGATTGCTCTGATACCAGTGGTCAGCCGTAGATCTCTCCCACAGGAACAAATGCTTTCTCTCATTCCAGTAATAATGATGTACACTTCCATTTTTATTTAGGTTCAGTGACCTGTCCTGCAAAGTCAAATGCTGCTTTTAAGCCAGGAGAAAAATACCCACTTCTTGTTTTTTCCCATGGACTTGGAGCTTTTCGGTAATTTTGCAGTTTATTGACAAACTGTTTTTGTTGTCTATGGAGACAGCATCTCCAAGGGTGGTTCTGAACAGATTTTCAGTAGGGGGGTGAGATCCTTGTGGAGCTGAAAGATTTGCTTCCATGTGTCATTATGCTCCCACTGAAACAACAGCAGGGTTGGTGTATGGTTGGTCACAGAATAATAGAACAGCCTGCATTGGAAGGGTCCTTTAAAGATAatctctgctgtgggcagggatgccttcccctagaccaggttgctcagaactcCATTTGTGTTTTCCCTCTGTATGATGGAGGTGAAGATATTTACCAGCCCATGAGGAGGTTGTGAAGATCAGCTGGTTGATTTTTGGACAGCTCTTTGAAGATGCAAAGTGCTGTGTGTGCTACTTATTAAAAATCAGTggcattttcctttctgaacAGACAGTAAAAGAGTACCAAGGTTTTGTGAACAGGCTTTGGTGCCTGGCATATGAAATCTTACTCTGCTGGGTAGCAAATTCAAAGAGAATAAATACTGAGTGGAGACTAGTGCATACCTAGTGTGGTCAGCATTTAAAGAGCAAAGGAATTGAAAGACTGACTTCTCACCAGAGTGTGGTTTTTATTGCAGGACAATCTATTCTGCTATTTGCATAGAGATGGCTTCTCAGGGCTTTATAGTGGCTGCTGTGGAACACAGGTGAGTGTGCTGCACATTTTGGAGTTCTTTCACATGTTGAACAGAGTGTTATTTATTCTAAAGAAGAActtctggattttttaaaaaagaaaaactaacaTCTCTTTTACAGCCCTGCCCACACTGCCCATAGCTCAACACTCCTCCAAAGGGATTTTTGTTTAGATAAGCCCCAGAATGAAAAGTCTTGGGGTAGATATCATTTGTCATTCTTCAGATATGCTATTTGTCTCACTGTTAGAATATAAAGTAGGTGAAGAATATAGAGGAGATGGGAGTTTTGGTGGGATCATTGCATTCTTTAGAAAGTCTGTGTACACTGGGTTGCAATTGCAGCAGCACTGGTTGATAGCTGATCTCTTCAGATGAGTGAAATCTAAAACTTTTCCTGACTTCATCTCAAACCAAATGGAATGCACACCCAGAAATAACCTCCTCTTGGTATTACAGAGATGAATCTGCTTCAGCCACATATTATTGTAAAAGAAGGTCTGTTTCTGAGTCACAGGAAGAGTCTATGCCTAACATGGAGAAGGAGTGGATCTACTACAGGAAACTGAAAACTGGAGAGGAGGAGCGCTGCTTGCGCCATAAGCAGgtgcctgggctggctctgtgcTCTGGGAAGTGTGGCTGGAGTGCTGTCTTTAGGGCTAGCAGAGTCTCCCTTTGGCCAGGGGAGCAGATAAAAATGGATCGAGTCCTGTGCCCCTGAATGTGGAACAGCCAACAACAGCTTTCTTCAGAGCATAAACTGCTCCCTCAACAAAGCTTTTTCTTGACGTTGCACTCTTGAGCTGAGTCATTTGTCTTCTGGTTCCACTCaactttctgtttcttctctgtCTCTTACACTTTtactgcccagcccagcctaaAAGTGACACAGAGTTGAGCTCAAGTGTTTGTGTGGCCTTAGGCTTGCATGAGCTTTCATTTACTGTTCCATGGAATGATGAATCATGGCTGCTCTGAGTGGGATGTTTGCTTTATAGTCCTTACCACACCTGAAGGTGTTTTTTAGCAATGTAAACAGTGCAGACTTCCAATTTATTATAAGCAGTATCCAAGTTGGATGTAATGTGGCCATACTGACAAGCTCTTCCAAGCATACACTTGACCTTAAAAATATGGGAGTGGTTTTTCGAGCTAATGAAAGCTCAGCTAGGGAGGTGCTTTCTTTATCTCCCTGGGCCATACAGACACTAGTACAAGAGTCATTTCCTGGATGAGTACAATGTCTTACCCCTGAGTGTCAGTGTGTAATGTCTGAGCTTGGAAATAACCTTCAGAGGCCATTGTCTGCAAATTTCCCAAGTAGAGAAGGCAGGAGATTGGGATTTATTTGAAATCCAGTGATGCACAGACATCTTGTTGGCTGCCTACACACTGTGGTTCCCAAGATCGCTACTATTCCTTGGTTCTTCTTGAAGCTTTCTTTTACTGACATACCAGTTAAAAACTGTTCTTATGGAACAATGAAAACCATTTTTTGCAGCAGCTTCACTACAGTTTTCAAGGATGAGTATATATAAAAAATGGGATGGACTTCACTTTTTCTAGGTTTGTTTTATCCAGTGTAGAGACAGTTTCAAGGCTATTGTGTGACGGGGCAAGTGATAGAATGACATTTGCTCATCCAGGTGAGCCCGAGAAGCATCAGTGAGTCAGCCTTCCTTGGAGTTTTGCAACTTAAGCCTTTGCACATCCCACCAACCCCTTTTCTTAAGGAGTGACAGCATGAAGGAGTTGAAGGTCTTTGGTGCATGTTACAGGGATAAATGCCTCTGTGTGCAGAGGTCCTACACAAGAGCTTCAGCTCTCTACATGACCAGAAACCAATCTTGTTGTTCATCAGATGGCTTCATTCTGCAGTTCAGAATAGTGGGGGAAAGCTATGAGAGTAAGTCTTGTGTCCAAGGAGCTGTCAAGCCTGGCAGTTGTCTGATGATTCCTTCCACTGCTCTGCCCCAACCTCTCTTTCTCCCCAGGTGCAGCAAAGAGCACAGGAGTGTATCAAAGCTCTCAATCTCATTCTTAAAATCAATTCAGGAGAGGAAGTAACGAATGTACTACATTCAGACTTTGACTGGAACAGCCTAAAGGTGAGTGCAATGTGCCACCTGGCATTTTGGTAAACACCTAATAATGCTTCTGATTTTCCCCTTCCATTTCTAAACTGGTTCATGTAAAGTATTCTGAAGATCACTGTGTAGATCTGTGAAAATATTCTCAGGTCATCCAAAGCTGGATAGAAAATAACAGCTGAAATGCTGCTCTTCCTACTTCAGTAGGATCTAATgcctaaaaaaaattattccctttGAAAAAGTAAGTTTTGGAAAGAAAGTCTCTTACAGCACCTGGATTTTTTTGACAGGATTCTGTTGATACTAGCAGAATAGCTGTGATGGGACACTCTTTTGGTGGTGCTACAGTTATTGAAAGTCTCAGCAAAGAAATAAGATTTAGGTAAGTATGCAAAACAAGGCCAGAGACATTTGGCACTTGAGAGGTCTGGAGCAGGGCACTTTACTTAGGATCCCCCAGCTGCTAATTGGCTCCTGAAGAAGAGTGTTGGCATGCCTTGCTTTCTCCAGCCATACTTTTTCCAAGTGTGGGGATGTGGTGGAACATAACAGCTGCATCTTATTATATCATGATACTGTGGGACTCTGCAGTCCAGCTGCACCTGGCAGTGGAGACCAACATACGGACTAATGGACTAATTTTCTTCCCCCAGAGTAGAGATAGTTATGAAACAAAATGATTCATTTACCTGTTCAGTATCAGAGAGACACTCTCTTTCCTATGTCTCTTGCAACTCAAAGCATACCCATAACTTCCAAGCTTTCTGCTTCTGTGCCAATATCCAGATGTTTTTGGCAGGTGTGGCATTGCCCTCGATGTATGGATGCTTCCTGTAGGTGATGACATTTACCAAAACAGCGTTCAGCAACCGCTGCTTTTTATCAACTCTGAAAAGTTCCAGTGGGCTGAGAACATCTTAAAGATTAGGAAGCTCATCTCCAATGacacaaacaagaaaatgaTCACTATCAAGTAAGTGCTCAGGAGCCATCATTTCCACCCATGGTTGAAGCTCTTGTTGGAGCTGTGCAGTTACAGGTAACTGCAGACAGATAGACAGACAGTCCCtagagcacaagtctgaggagctgggaatgtttacctggagaaaaggaggctcaaggGGACCTCCTCACTCTACAAATCCTTGACAAAAGGGTGGAACCAGGTTGGGGGGAGGTCAGgctcttctcccagggaacaagaAGAAATGTCCTCAAGTCATACGAGGGCCAGTTcaaattggatattaggaaatatttcttcatttttaaattgttgttaGGCATTGGGCCAGGCTGTTTAGGGAAGCTGGGGAGTCATCAGGCCTGAAGGTGTTTAAAAGAAATGTAGATGTGGGATATGGtttaaaagacatgtagatATGGGATATGGCTCTAAACCATATCCCACTGAGGGATACAGTTTAGAGTTGgaatggcagtgctgggttaatggttggattAAATAATCAAGgtattttccagcctaaatggtACTATGACTGTCTGTCCTCATGGCCCAGGTTTTTACTGTGTTTAAATTACCCATACATCCCCTAGAGCAGCAACAGAGACCTCTCAAAGCAGCCAGGAACCCCAAGCTTAAGACACCCCAAGGCATTCCTGCCCTAGGGCACAAGCTTTGTGCTAAGCCTTGTGCACCACCTGCATTTAACACTTGAAACAACCTTCTAGGGGCAGTTCTGCAGCCAGGGGAGGGACAGCTCTATCCTGCACCACTGAGCAAGGAGACAGCTTGATTTTGATGCTTTGCCAAGCCAACTCTTTATTGCTGTTGTAGTTACAGTGACTTACAGCGAGAATGTACAAACCTTCCTCCATTCTGTGGTTAGGGCAGAATTTCCTGCTGATCTTGCTTGTGAGATTAACCTGTTTTATCTTCTCTTAAAGATGGCACAAGACATCTGACTGAAGTCTGTGCATCATTTAATCAGGCATTTTAATGTAGTCTTACAAGCCtgataataatttttctctttggagGGGGTCAGTACATCAGAGCTTTCCTGATTTCACCTTTGTGAGCGGAGGAATCATTGCaagatttttcaaattaaaaggaGAAATAGATCCAAATGAAGCTATTGATATCAGCAATCATGCTTCATTAGCTTTCCTACAGAAACATCTGAGTAAGTATGTGTTTACAGCAAAGTATGATGTTGACTAATATTTTATTCCTGTGAAGCTTTTTTATATAACCATTCAGTTTAAAACAAGATCAAAATAAGTGTGTCAGTGGAAAAAATAAGTCAGACTTCTTCTAGAGGTTTTTCTGTTACTTCTGTAAACTAAGAGGAAAATCACTGACATTTTGTTCTGGTACAGAAAATTTGGAGTATAATTTTTCCTCCTGaagacatttttccttctctatttTGCTTAATTCATTTCATTATTCAGTGTAGTTTTACAAAAAGCTGGTTACTTAACTCATGGCCACTTGGTTTTCTTTCCCCCATCCTATAGGTCTTAAGAAGGATTTTGATCAGTGGGATTCTCTTGTGGATGGCATAGGAGCCAATGTTATTCCTGGAACCAATATTGACACATCTCCAGCTGAACCTGAGTAAGGAATACAAAGTAGTACTGAAAATGCCATGGACATCAGGACACTAATACTAGTCAGACATGTTGTGGGATTAAACACTTACAAAGCTTTTGGAGtgtggaacaaaaaaaaaaaaaaaaaaaggcattaagTTACATAATCATAAAAACAGAGGTTTCTGTTCAAATGAGTTAGTGGGGTGCTGTGAAATACTGCAATAGGGTAACTTCTGCTTTGTAAGCAGCTTGGGGGAAATCACATGGTAATAATTTAAATGCTCTTTCTGGTTTTGACTGGAGTTAAGTTTGCAGGAAGACAGATTGAGCTCCAAGGAATTCAGCTACAGGTTCCTTTACCAAGCTTTATGTCAGTTTGCATCCAGCAAGCCTTTACTGCAGCGtaggggaaaagaaacaaagcaaaaaaaaaaaaaaaacccaaaccaccacTTTTCCGTTTAGTTTCTAAGTATTTCAGCTGTGCTCTGACAACAGTTGGGAGTTAAAGATGCCTGTGGAGAGTAGTCTTCAAAACTGTATCTTATTAAAATAAGTCACAGTAAAAGCTACAGGAAAGAGTTCAGCTGACAGCAGATAAAGTCCAGACACAGGACTCCTCACAGAAGCTTAATCCACTTAAATGTAAGAGGTGTTCAGTGCCATATGTAGAGGATGATATTTATACTTCAGAAGCTTTTCAATGGGCCACTCTTAGTAGTAACTCTAATTGCCCTTGGGcaaagctccagcagctcctcccttgTCTGTTTCCACTGTCACACAGTCAGACTGCAGGGGAAATACAGATGTGGCACCTCTACAACTCCCTTTACATCGTCCTTGTCAGCACTGCTTCAGCTCCGAGTTCTCTCCAGGTAGTAAACACTCCCCAGACACTCTGCTTTGTCCAGGTACTGCCAGTCATCTCTAGGTGACTCAGTTGGCTCCCACTGACAGATACAGACAGCAGTGGTTGTACCTGGACAAAGAACATCAGCAGCCACCTGGGTGGCATTCTTTAAGGCTCTCCTTTTTGGAGTAGAACTGCCTGAAGCTGCCCCATGGAAAGGTGTCTTCTAAATTCAGTTAATTTCAAAATCAGGTTACAAACAAAGCCACTGAAGCAAGCAAATTAAGAAATTAACAGTGTAATTAAGTATTTTACATAATCTATGATCTTAAAATGAGATTGCAGTAACACCTAAGACCTGTCTTtcagaatttaattaaattctCCCCAGCCTAGTGCCATGTATTGTCTGTATTAAGCAAATAAATGTGCTTGTCTTACTGAGTCAGCACTAACACTTGAGATCTACTGTGAGGTTCACTATCAGCCAGCTTGGGTTCCTAAGTCCTTGTTTCAGCATGAAAAATCCACagcttctgaagaggaaggagcagctgtgctATACAAGAGCATGGAACACCACTGTAAAAGACCTTTTCAACACCTGAGAATGAGAGTAA encodes:
- the PLA2G7 gene encoding platelet-activating factor acetylhydrolase isoform X3: MRLLPPARCASPGPARRGGVNPVKAPMEMSSTSSTEKFYRIPEGKGPHSVGCTDLMTENAVEGSFLRLYYPAYDATDIEEARWIPDKEYYQGLSDFLNMYRVVGERLFHYYVGSVTCPAKSNAAFKPGEKYPLLVFSHGLGAFRTIYSAICIEMASQGFIVAAVEHRDESASATYYCKRRSVSESQEESMPNMEKEWIYYRKLKTGEEERCLRHKQVQQRAQECIKALNLILKINSGEEVTNVLHSDFDWNSLKDSVDTSRIAVMGHSFGGATVIESLSKEIRFRCGIALDVWMLPVGDDIYQNSVQQPLLFINSEKFQWAENILKIRKLISNDTNKKMITIKGSVHQSFPDFTFVSGGIIARFFKLKGEIDPNEAIDISNHASLAFLQKHLSLKKDFDQWDSLVDGIGANVIPGTNIDTSPAEPE
- the PLA2G7 gene encoding platelet-activating factor acetylhydrolase isoform X2, which produces MFSRPRGGFLPTRLSPVETKAKFGPSPSGRARQSRCLRQRRPPQEPALLARPRRAAGGRRGQPAPLDSGTAAGAAGTPPTVKAPMEMSSTSSTEKFYRIPEGKGPHSVGCTDLMTENAVEGSFLRLYYPAYDATDIEEARWIPDKEYYQGLSDFLNMYRVVGERLFHYYVGSVTCPAKSNAAFKPGEKYPLLVFSHGLGAFRTIYSAICIEMASQGFIVAAVEHRDESASATYYCKRRSVSESQEESMPNMEKEWIYYRKLKTGEEERCLRHKQVQQRAQECIKALNLILKINSGEEVTNVLHSDFDWNSLKDSVDTSRIAVMGHSFGGATVIESLSKEIRFRCGIALDVWMLPVGDDIYQNSVQQPLLFINSEKFQWAENILKIRKLISNDTNKKMITIKGSVHQSFPDFTFVSGGIIARFFKLKGEIDPNEAIDISNHASLAFLQKHLSLKKDFDQWDSLVDGIGANVIPGTNIDTSPAEPE
- the PLA2G7 gene encoding platelet-activating factor acetylhydrolase isoform X1, with the translated sequence MRLLPPARCASPGPARRGGVNPGTATSSRHPLRHGQPDLVSPGAEPGIRHSCWKNGSGVVFLRDIPLPLMHRPVFLEEQQNPLSVRFVAPQISRVPPRPHQAKVSSHFSVSARCCLLLGIQDTTRKIPSRTVKAPMEMSSTSSTEKFYRIPEGKGPHSVGCTDLMTENAVEGSFLRLYYPAYDATDIEEARWIPDKEYYQGLSDFLNMYRVVGERLFHYYVGSVTCPAKSNAAFKPGEKYPLLVFSHGLGAFRTIYSAICIEMASQGFIVAAVEHRDESASATYYCKRRSVSESQEESMPNMEKEWIYYRKLKTGEEERCLRHKQVQQRAQECIKALNLILKINSGEEVTNVLHSDFDWNSLKDSVDTSRIAVMGHSFGGATVIESLSKEIRFRCGIALDVWMLPVGDDIYQNSVQQPLLFINSEKFQWAENILKIRKLISNDTNKKMITIKGSVHQSFPDFTFVSGGIIARFFKLKGEIDPNEAIDISNHASLAFLQKHLSLKKDFDQWDSLVDGIGANVIPGTNIDTSPAEPE
- the PLA2G7 gene encoding platelet-activating factor acetylhydrolase isoform X4; the protein is MEMSSTSSTEKFYRIPEGKGPHSVGCTDLMTENAVEGSFLRLYYPAYDATDIEEARWIPDKEYYQGLSDFLNMYRVVGERLFHYYVGSVTCPAKSNAAFKPGEKYPLLVFSHGLGAFRTIYSAICIEMASQGFIVAAVEHRDESASATYYCKRRSVSESQEESMPNMEKEWIYYRKLKTGEEERCLRHKQVQQRAQECIKALNLILKINSGEEVTNVLHSDFDWNSLKDSVDTSRIAVMGHSFGGATVIESLSKEIRFRCGIALDVWMLPVGDDIYQNSVQQPLLFINSEKFQWAENILKIRKLISNDTNKKMITIKGSVHQSFPDFTFVSGGIIARFFKLKGEIDPNEAIDISNHASLAFLQKHLSLKKDFDQWDSLVDGIGANVIPGTNIDTSPAEPE